A genomic segment from Gilvibacter sp. SZ-19 encodes:
- the modB gene encoding molybdate ABC transporter permease subunit: MLSLNSVNWDPLLLTLKLAILTTILLLLVAIPVGYWLANSKTKLKPFVTVLISMPLVLPPTVLGFYFLIAFSPNNAFGAWLDSVLGLRLVFSFSGLVIASMLYGLPFMVHPVLAGFKSLPPQYKEASKLMGRSRLDTLRQVLLPNMKPALLSGLVLTFAHTLGEFGVVLMIGGAIPEKTRVASIAIYEEVEKLNFGQAHLYSLVLFLISFVILFWVYTRGAKNWGGFGK; encoded by the coding sequence ATGCTATCTTTGAATAGCGTGAACTGGGATCCATTATTACTTACTCTTAAACTAGCAATCCTCACCACAATATTATTATTGTTGGTTGCAATTCCCGTGGGCTATTGGTTGGCCAATTCCAAAACCAAATTAAAACCATTTGTTACCGTTCTCATTAGCATGCCCTTGGTGCTTCCGCCCACCGTGTTGGGTTTCTATTTTTTAATAGCCTTTAGTCCTAACAATGCCTTTGGCGCATGGTTAGACAGTGTATTAGGGCTGAGATTGGTCTTTAGTTTTAGCGGACTGGTCATTGCCTCCATGCTCTACGGATTACCCTTTATGGTTCATCCTGTTTTGGCAGGCTTTAAAAGTCTCCCTCCGCAGTATAAAGAAGCATCAAAACTCATGGGGCGTTCCCGATTAGATACTTTACGACAGGTTTTACTACCCAATATGAAACCTGCCTTATTGAGTGGATTGGTACTGACCTTTGCGCACACTTTGGGAGAGTTTGGGGTTGTGCTAATGATAGGTGGAGCAATTCCAGAGAAGACGCGCGTAGCCTCCATAGCGATCTATGAGGAAGTTGAGAAATTGAACTTTGGACAAGCACATCTATATTCTTTAGTATTGTTTCTGATCTCTTTTGTGATCTTGTTCTGGGTCTACACCAGAGGAGCAAAAAATTGGGGAGGATTCGGCAAATGA
- a CDS encoding ATP-binding cassette domain-containing protein encodes MPLDVDIQFEQGSFNALFGPSGAGKTSTLRMLSGLLSPDSGKITNHNEVWFDSEKSVNLSAGKRNIGYLFQDLALFPNMSIRQNLEYASGKNPNNALIAELLRLTELESLADQKPDVLSGGQAKRAALARALAQEPQLLLLDEPFTALDQKLRLEFQDHLLQLHSRFGFSVILVSHDLPEVCKLAAHVWVLDNGSITKSGAPTVVFGLDRSDKQVTVLAQVIAKTATGLMVSANGQQFEIKTDHTNDKYALGSWVPVGLPTDSAILLESKK; translated from the coding sequence ATGCCCTTGGATGTAGACATTCAATTTGAGCAAGGCAGTTTTAATGCGCTCTTTGGACCATCTGGAGCTGGGAAAACTTCGACCTTACGCATGCTTAGCGGCTTGCTGAGTCCAGATTCTGGAAAAATTACCAACCACAATGAAGTATGGTTCGATTCTGAGAAGTCTGTAAATCTGTCGGCGGGGAAACGAAATATAGGCTACTTGTTTCAAGACCTCGCCTTGTTTCCCAACATGAGCATAAGGCAAAATCTAGAGTATGCCAGTGGCAAAAACCCCAACAATGCCCTCATAGCGGAATTACTGCGATTAACGGAGTTGGAATCTTTAGCCGATCAAAAACCAGACGTACTCTCTGGAGGTCAGGCCAAACGCGCTGCACTGGCCCGAGCCCTTGCTCAAGAACCTCAGCTGCTGCTACTCGATGAACCCTTCACCGCTTTAGATCAAAAACTCCGCTTGGAATTTCAAGATCATTTATTGCAGTTGCACAGTCGCTTCGGATTTAGTGTGATCTTAGTGAGTCATGACCTTCCAGAGGTCTGTAAACTGGCCGCTCATGTTTGGGTATTGGATAATGGTAGTATTACCAAATCAGGGGCCCCAACTGTAGTTTTCGGACTTGATCGATCCGATAAACAAGTGACCGTCTTAGCACAGGTCATTGCTAAGACTGCGACTGGTCTAATGGTTTCTGCTAATGGACAGCAGTTCGAAATTAAAACAGACCACACAAACGACAAATATGCCCTTGGAAGTTGGGTGCCTGTCGGTTTACCGACTGATTCAGCAATACTATTAGAAAGCAAAAAATGA